In Nicotiana tabacum cultivar K326 chromosome 19, ASM71507v2, whole genome shotgun sequence, one DNA window encodes the following:
- the LOC107762311 gene encoding probable xyloglucan endotransglucosylase/hydrolase protein 30 precursor (The RefSeq protein has 5 substitutions, 2 frameshifts compared to this genomic sequence), translated as MDFIRKKICLSVFLFFHVCFITADAALNVSTIPFSDGFSHLFGEGNILHATDDKSLQLHLNQRTGSGFKSSDLYTHGFFSAKIKLPSDYTAGIVVAFYTTNGDLFTKTHDELDFEFLGSIRGKAWRFQTNMYGNGSTSRGREERYYLWFDPSKEFHRYSILWTIKNIIFYIDDVPIREIVRNDAMGGDYPSKPMGLYATIWDASDWATSGGKYKTNYKYAPFIAEFTDLVLNGCAMDPLEQVVNNPSCDEKDDELQKADFSRITPRQRMAMKRFRSKYMYYSYCYDSLRYSVPPPECEIDPIEQQHFKETGRLKFNKHHHRHPKRTKSQVLDARNYGNQDEE; from the exons ATGGATTTCATCAGAAAGAAGATATGTCTGTCTGTCTTCTTGTTTTTCCATGTCTGGTTTAGTACAG CCTT TGTCTCCACCATACCTTTTAGCGATGGCTTCAGCCATCTCTTTGGCGAAGGAAACATTCTTCATGCTACTGATGATAAGAGCCTTCAACTTCACCTCAACCAACGCACAG GTTCAGGGTTTAAATCTTCTGACCTCTACAACCATGGTTTCTTCAGTGCTAAGATAAAATTGCCATCAGATTATACTGCAGGAATCGTTGTTGCCTTCTAT ACGACGAATGGTGATTTATTTACAAAGACACATGATGAACTGGATTTTGAGTTTCTGGGAAATATAAGAGGAAAAGCTTGGAGATTTCAGACAAATATGTATGGAAATGGAAGCACAAGTAGAGGAAGAGAAGAACGATATTATCTTTGGTTCGACCCTTCTAAAGAATTTCATCGTTACAGTATCCTGTGGACCAACAAAAACATCAT ATTTTATATAGATGATGTTCCAATTAGAGAAATCGTACGTAATGATGCAATGGGAGGAGACTATCCATCAAAGCCAATGGGACTATATGCAACAATATGGGATGCTTCAGATTGGGCTACTTCAGGAGGCAAATATAAAACAAATTACAAATATGCACCATTTATAGCTGAATTCACTGATTTAGTACTAAATGGATGTGCAATGGATCCATTGGAACAAGTAGTAAACAACCCTAGTTGTGATGAGAAAGATGATGAACTTCAAAAGGCAGATTTTTCAAGAATTACACCAAGACAAAGAATGGCTATGAAAAGATTTAGgtcaaaatatatgtattattcTTATTGTTACGATTCTTTGAGATACTCAGTGCCACCACCAGAATGCGAGATAGATCCAATTGAACAACAACATTTCAAAGAGACGGGGAGGTTGAAGTTTAACAAGCACCACCATCGCCATCCAAAGAGAACAAAAAGTCAAGTTCTTGATGCTAGGAATTATGGAAATCAAGATGAAGAGTGA